One window from the genome of Leptospira ryugenii encodes:
- a CDS encoding TRL domain-containing protein produces MSKISIFLLVLCITQFNSCIVTEERVTGFGLSVAVTESSQISPKASLNEFQREIEACAFNFFYLISFGDRSFRKILQKASQFQIHVADQRIVHYHLSFIFINIICTRVVGKNVSG; encoded by the coding sequence GTGAGTAAGATTTCCATTTTCCTCTTGGTCCTTTGCATTACACAATTTAACTCCTGCATCGTGACAGAGGAACGAGTAACCGGCTTTGGGCTTAGTGTGGCTGTGACAGAAAGTTCACAAATTAGTCCGAAAGCAAGTTTGAATGAGTTCCAAAGAGAGATTGAGGCATGCGCCTTTAATTTTTTTTATCTAATTAGCTTTGGAGATAGATCGTTTCGAAAGATTCTTCAAAAGGCATCTCAATTCCAGATCCATGTTGCGGACCAAAGAATAGTTCATTATCATTTATCATTTATATTTATAAATATCATATGTACGCGAGTAGTAGGTAAAAATGTATCCGGTTAA
- a CDS encoding cAMP/cGMP-dependent 3',5'-cyclic-AMP/GMP phosphodiesterase: MVSSEPSGFIALPRGGYLVDTSEGYIQFGSPPETIKDTMGFEKKTPLVFVLPNKFFHVEKGISVAELEFPIYFNFFFRGGKKTFIVCSKEQKEQLTIVLGESLMGPSDLDLASEFIDGEASFGFPNIKAEMAYFRSYKTMDDVVEFVLFDDSHVAKLGGVTIEQLPSNEFLVTDGQTKTKIPGEVDYHVKFDIGKRMEEPFQPPLIGITCLGPSHGFDPNDNTSGFIIWLNGQGIMVDPPVNSTEWLRDSNVNPKLINSIILTHCHADHDAGTFQKILEESKITIYATATVMESFLRKYCSLTKIPRKEITDLFDFIPVVIGRATIINGGEFYFHYAIHSIPSVGFEFFFQDTSFYYTSDHLNDPEAFEAMYKKGVLPESRYQFLKDFPWDRKIIYHEAGVPPLHTKISYLASLPEEVQKRITVYHIASKDMPQGTHLTLAKFGIENTLYPEVTPPKHQEAYQLLEILSQIDIFSGFPIEKAKEFLQIAKEERFARGEQIIKKGTKGDRFFIIASGNVRFEGLSQDHAAVKRYGTYEYFGEASLILDTVRQADVYAETDVLAITIEKTRFFQFIRGSKLHENLVKLNSIRETNTWKTLTESQTFRGLTSYQVTQLELILKFETVKAEDILIEEGKSFDKAFIVKTGTVVVMQKHRTIRELGPGDFAGEIYPLTKKLPSTYTFVAWPGTELYVLSQEDAIQYIKKNPGVYMKLNTVYN; this comes from the coding sequence ATGGTAAGTTCTGAACCGTCTGGTTTTATAGCTCTCCCTAGAGGGGGTTACCTCGTTGATACTTCGGAAGGGTACATCCAATTTGGCTCCCCTCCTGAGACCATCAAAGACACTATGGGCTTTGAAAAAAAGACACCACTTGTCTTTGTCTTACCAAATAAATTCTTTCATGTGGAAAAAGGGATCTCAGTTGCTGAACTAGAGTTCCCTATCTACTTCAATTTCTTCTTTCGAGGCGGCAAAAAGACCTTTATCGTTTGTTCTAAAGAACAGAAAGAACAGCTAACCATTGTTCTAGGGGAGTCTCTTATGGGACCCTCTGATTTAGATCTAGCTTCTGAGTTTATAGATGGAGAGGCTAGTTTTGGTTTCCCCAACATCAAAGCAGAAATGGCTTATTTCCGTAGTTATAAAACGATGGATGATGTGGTTGAGTTTGTCCTCTTCGACGATAGCCATGTGGCAAAGTTAGGTGGAGTTACAATCGAGCAGTTGCCGAGCAATGAATTTCTCGTTACAGATGGTCAGACCAAAACAAAAATCCCAGGGGAAGTCGACTACCATGTAAAGTTCGATATCGGGAAGAGAATGGAAGAACCATTCCAACCACCTCTTATCGGCATCACCTGCCTTGGGCCTTCCCATGGCTTTGACCCAAATGATAACACCAGTGGTTTTATCATTTGGCTGAATGGCCAAGGGATTATGGTCGACCCTCCAGTGAATTCAACGGAGTGGTTACGTGATTCCAATGTAAATCCCAAGCTCATCAATTCGATCATCTTAACCCACTGCCATGCCGACCACGATGCCGGCACCTTCCAAAAAATTTTGGAGGAATCCAAAATTACCATTTATGCAACTGCTACTGTGATGGAGTCGTTTTTACGCAAGTATTGCAGTTTAACTAAAATTCCAAGGAAGGAAATCACAGATCTATTTGATTTCATACCTGTTGTCATAGGTAGGGCAACCATCATCAATGGTGGTGAATTTTACTTTCACTATGCAATCCATTCCATCCCTTCCGTAGGATTTGAATTTTTCTTCCAGGATACATCCTTTTATTATACCTCAGACCATTTGAATGACCCAGAAGCCTTTGAGGCCATGTACAAAAAGGGAGTCCTCCCTGAATCACGTTATCAATTTTTGAAGGACTTTCCTTGGGATAGAAAGATCATCTACCATGAAGCGGGTGTTCCCCCACTCCATACAAAGATAAGTTATTTAGCATCCCTTCCAGAAGAAGTTCAAAAGAGAATTACTGTATACCATATCGCGTCCAAGGATATGCCCCAAGGGACGCACCTAACGCTTGCAAAATTTGGAATTGAGAATACTCTCTATCCAGAGGTCACTCCTCCCAAACACCAGGAAGCCTATCAACTTTTAGAAATACTTTCTCAGATTGATATCTTCTCTGGCTTTCCGATTGAAAAGGCGAAAGAGTTTTTGCAAATTGCAAAAGAAGAACGATTTGCGCGCGGAGAACAAATCATCAAAAAAGGAACCAAAGGAGATCGATTCTTCATCATCGCCTCTGGAAACGTTCGCTTTGAAGGTTTGAGCCAGGACCATGCGGCTGTTAAACGATATGGTACCTATGAGTACTTTGGCGAGGCCTCACTGATCCTGGATACTGTACGCCAGGCTGATGTTTATGCTGAAACAGATGTACTTGCCATTACGATTGAAAAGACGCGTTTCTTTCAGTTCATCCGAGGTTCCAAACTCCACGAAAACTTAGTTAAGCTCAATTCGATCCGAGAGACCAATACCTGGAAAACACTCACGGAGTCTCAGACCTTCCGTGGACTAACAAGTTACCAAGTCACCCAACTAGAGCTTATCTTAAAATTTGAAACCGTAAAGGCAGAAGACATCCTCATCGAGGAAGGTAAGTCCTTTGATAAAGCCTTCATTGTCAAAACTGGTACTGTGGTTGTGATGCAAAAGCATAGGACGATCCGAGAATTGGGACCTGGTGATTTTGCAGGCGAGATCTACCCTCTCACTAAAAAATTGCCCTCTACGTATACCTTTGTTGCTTGGCCAGGAACCGAGTTATATGTTCTCAGCCAAGAGGATGCTATCCAATACATCAAAAAAAATCCGGGCGTTTATATGAAACTGAACACCGTTTATAATTGA
- a CDS encoding TRL-like family protein, producing MGANDSTKKMGEACGYNVLGFYSFGDISTKKAMENGGIKKVSVVDRHTFAILTLFAKVCTEVSGE from the coding sequence TTGGGTGCAAACGATTCAACAAAAAAAATGGGTGAGGCCTGTGGTTATAACGTGCTTGGTTTTTATTCGTTCGGTGACATTTCCACAAAAAAAGCAATGGAGAATGGGGGCATCAAGAAAGTCTCTGTCGTCGACCGTCATACATTTGCTATACTGACTTTATTTGCAAAAGTTTGTACGGAAGTAAGTGGTGAGTAA
- the trxA gene encoding thioredoxin: MALAEINDANFKTEISKGTVLVDCWAEWCGPCRMVAPVLDELSNEMSDVQIKKLNVDFNQKTAQEFGIQSIPTLLLFKDGVLVDKAIGALPKPQIKKFIESHK, translated from the coding sequence ATGGCACTCGCAGAGATCAATGACGCCAATTTTAAAACCGAAATTTCCAAAGGCACCGTATTAGTCGATTGTTGGGCAGAATGGTGTGGGCCTTGCCGTATGGTAGCACCTGTTTTGGATGAACTCTCGAATGAAATGTCAGATGTTCAAATCAAGAAGTTGAATGTAGATTTTAACCAAAAGACAGCTCAGGAATTCGGTATCCAATCCATACCTACTTTGCTTTTGTTTAAGGATGGCGTGCTAGTGGACAAGGCAATTGGTGCACTTCCAAAGCCACAAATCAAAAAATTTATTGAGAGCCACAAATAG
- a CDS encoding acyl-CoA dehydrogenase family protein, with product MDRILPFTDEHHQFREMARKFFETEVKPFHEEWEKNHIVPKSVWRKAGEYGLLCPDVPEEYGGAGGDFLYNVIVVEESSRVGNSGLFMSLHSDIIAPYITSFGTDEQKKKWLPRAISGETILAIAMTEPGAGSDLKSIRTNAVDKGDHFIVNGQKTFISNGQLADLIITAVKHDNGTISLLLIEEGMKGFERGRNLDKIGLKAQDTSELYFNDVKVPKENLLGKQGQGFRYLMQKLAQERLILGVAAVEATRLVHNLTLQYVKERRAFGQKIGSFQNTKFKMAEMATELEMAQVFTDKVLIEHMKGVNTTSEAAMVKWYTTEMQKRHTDECLQFFGGYGYMMEYPIARAYIDARIQTIYAGTTEIMKEIIGRSLGL from the coding sequence ATGGATCGAATCCTGCCTTTCACAGATGAGCACCATCAATTTCGCGAAATGGCGCGCAAATTTTTTGAAACCGAAGTTAAACCATTTCATGAAGAATGGGAAAAGAATCATATCGTACCAAAATCTGTTTGGAGAAAAGCGGGCGAGTATGGCCTACTCTGCCCCGATGTTCCAGAAGAATACGGCGGAGCAGGCGGAGACTTCTTATACAATGTGATCGTTGTCGAAGAGTCGTCTCGCGTGGGGAACAGTGGTCTCTTTATGTCCTTACATAGTGACATCATCGCACCTTACATCACTTCCTTTGGTACTGACGAACAAAAGAAGAAATGGCTACCTCGTGCGATCTCGGGTGAAACCATCCTCGCGATTGCAATGACGGAACCAGGAGCAGGTTCTGACCTCAAATCCATCCGCACCAATGCAGTCGATAAAGGCGATCATTTCATCGTCAATGGGCAAAAGACCTTTATCTCCAATGGCCAACTGGCAGACCTCATCATCACCGCTGTAAAACATGACAATGGAACCATCTCTTTACTCCTAATCGAAGAAGGTATGAAAGGTTTCGAACGCGGCAGAAATTTAGACAAGATCGGCTTAAAAGCCCAAGATACTTCTGAATTGTATTTTAACGATGTAAAAGTACCAAAAGAAAACTTACTCGGAAAGCAGGGCCAAGGCTTCCGTTACCTCATGCAGAAACTTGCCCAAGAACGTTTGATTTTGGGAGTTGCTGCCGTGGAAGCAACACGTTTGGTTCACAACTTAACACTCCAATACGTGAAAGAAAGAAGAGCCTTTGGTCAAAAAATCGGATCATTCCAAAACACAAAATTCAAAATGGCAGAGATGGCCACAGAGCTGGAGATGGCTCAGGTCTTTACCGATAAGGTCCTCATCGAACACATGAAAGGTGTCAATACAACAAGCGAGGCCGCAATGGTGAAGTGGTATACAACTGAGATGCAAAAACGCCACACAGATGAGTGTTTACAATTCTTTGGTGGATACGGCTATATGATGGAGTACCCTATTGCACGAGCCTATATTGATGCAAGGATACAGACCATTTATGCAGGTACGACAGAGATCATGAAGGAGATTATTGGCCGAAGCCTAGGTTTGTAG